A single region of the Nitrospira sp. genome encodes:
- a CDS encoding class I SAM-dependent methyltransferase — protein MRLLAIIVTGCAKLVGTLAGWLAQIHMFLYGILPALLPPDQLSALIRRYYDRSYAEAGTRIPLTGYSWSLEAWEEQMLAQHLSRPDSILILGAGLGRESLVLAQRGYYALALDIARGGLLIGARRAASLNLPVTFVQADFLTPPVRAASVAYILLSGVMYSAVPGRTRRQEWLRSLRTCLAPGGKLVLNFVIAREPDTALTRIIRRCTGTILSWPGTNQTYQDGDTCTNGHFMHVFHDEEELRAEVAEAGATLVELNWPDGYAVLS, from the coding sequence ATGCGTCTCCTGGCCATCATCGTCACGGGATGCGCGAAGCTCGTGGGCACGCTCGCCGGATGGCTCGCACAGATCCACATGTTTCTGTATGGCATCCTCCCGGCGCTCTTGCCGCCCGATCAACTCAGCGCACTGATCCGTCGTTACTATGATCGCAGCTACGCGGAGGCCGGTACCCGTATTCCCCTCACCGGCTATTCCTGGTCGTTGGAGGCCTGGGAGGAACAGATGCTGGCGCAACATCTGTCGCGGCCCGATTCCATCCTCATCCTCGGGGCTGGGCTCGGGCGCGAGTCGCTCGTGCTGGCCCAACGAGGCTATTACGCATTGGCGCTGGACATTGCTCGCGGAGGATTACTCATCGGCGCCCGACGGGCCGCGTCGTTGAATCTTCCCGTCACATTCGTACAAGCGGACTTTCTCACACCCCCGGTTCGAGCCGCGTCCGTCGCATACATCCTCCTCTCCGGCGTCATGTACAGCGCCGTCCCAGGGCGTACACGACGACAGGAGTGGCTACGGAGCCTCAGAACATGCCTTGCGCCTGGTGGAAAGCTAGTCCTGAACTTCGTGATCGCCAGAGAACCGGACACGGCGCTCACCCGCATCATCCGGCGATGCACCGGCACTATTCTCTCCTGGCCGGGAACCAACCAGACCTATCAAGACGGCGATACCTGCACCAACGGCCACTTCATGCATGTGTTTCACGATGAGGAAGAACTGCGTGCGGAGGTCGCGGAAGCCGGCGCCACCCTGGTCGAGCTGAACTGGCCCGATGGCTATGCCGTCCTCTCCTGA
- a CDS encoding PqqD family protein: protein MNPTAVFAKHPDYVQRDVAGECILVPVRRSLKDSNSIYVLNETGAALWQRLDGTCTVRDICAAFIEDYDVAPDQLHQDFDTLLADLLSIQAIQEVAVAHGPTG, encoded by the coding sequence ATGAATCCTACGGCCGTCTTTGCGAAGCATCCGGATTATGTCCAGCGCGACGTGGCCGGAGAATGTATCCTCGTCCCGGTACGGCGCTCGCTCAAAGATTCCAACAGCATCTACGTCTTAAATGAAACCGGTGCAGCCCTCTGGCAGCGCCTCGACGGAACCTGCACCGTACGGGACATCTGCGCCGCATTTATCGAGGACTACGATGTTGCCCCGGACCAGTTGCATCAAGACTTCGACACCCTACTGGCAGACCTTCTCTCGATCCAGGCAATTCAAGAGGTGGCGGTCGCCCATGGTCCCACAGGTTAA
- a CDS encoding radical SAM protein gives MVPQVKLSHLPDRYPLACQWEITCRCNLRCVMCYTDCRNTPESVRRELSTSEIFRIMDQLLEAGLLELCLTGGEPLARPDFFQIYDYAVSRGLLVTLFTNGTLITEPIADRLAALPPHRIEISLHGTTTETFERVTQGVGSHARCLDAIRMLAARRLPLVVKTTAMTVNRDEVLAVKSWAASLGPGAFRLGEDLRPELDGGAGPFRYALSAHELETLNRQDPDLWNEACRKSRTALPPCNSGMQRFHIDAYGGLHLCSGNRRQSYDLRQGSFREGFYEVLPTFACEWKTPASTSLIQPEAHHV, from the coding sequence ATGGTCCCACAGGTTAAACTCAGCCATCTGCCGGATCGTTACCCCCTCGCCTGCCAGTGGGAGATCACCTGCCGCTGCAATCTCCGATGCGTCATGTGTTACACGGATTGTCGGAACACACCGGAATCCGTTCGCCGCGAACTCTCTACGTCCGAGATCTTTCGCATCATGGATCAGCTGCTTGAGGCCGGGCTCCTTGAGCTCTGCCTGACCGGCGGCGAGCCGCTCGCACGGCCGGACTTCTTTCAGATCTACGACTACGCCGTCTCGCGCGGACTCCTGGTGACCCTCTTTACCAACGGCACACTCATCACCGAACCCATCGCCGATCGCCTCGCGGCTCTCCCGCCACATCGTATTGAAATCAGTCTCCATGGCACGACGACCGAAACCTTCGAGCGCGTCACGCAAGGAGTCGGCTCCCATGCGCGATGTTTGGACGCAATTCGCATGTTGGCCGCCCGACGACTTCCGCTTGTCGTCAAGACCACCGCGATGACCGTCAACCGTGACGAAGTACTTGCCGTCAAATCATGGGCCGCCTCGCTGGGACCGGGGGCCTTTCGCCTAGGGGAGGACCTACGCCCCGAACTTGACGGCGGGGCCGGACCGTTTCGTTATGCCCTCTCGGCACATGAGCTGGAGACATTGAACAGGCAGGACCCGGATCTCTGGAACGAAGCCTGCCGGAAATCCCGAACCGCTCTCCCGCCTTGCAACAGCGGCATGCAGCGCTTTCACATCGATGCCTACGGCGGCTTGCATCTCTGTTCGGGGAACCGGCGGCAGTCCTACGATCTACGACAAGGTTCATTCCGAGAAGGGTTTTATGAGGTGCTTCCGACGTTTGCCTGCGAATGGAAGACGCCGGCCTCGACGAGCCTTATTCAACCGGAAGCGCATCATGTCTGA
- a CDS encoding radical SAM protein, translating to MSDTRPLPMIPYGTFSQHVHDQAATRHRVIKAQLELTYRCNLHCRHCYTDPYNDSAYFPRELTLTEIQRLLGEMRDIGIIWLNLTGGDIFMRPDFFDIYEAAIGHGFLLQLYTNGTLFTRAIIERLQAHPPFSIDISCHSVDESQFDWFTQVPGSYRAFLRGIALLQAGGLPFSLKTKLMNWNAGEMDQLRRFTESNGQTFGYTTSLSPRLNGDGSSLDYRIAPDAIHRLRSNRDVTHETENCPTHDPLSPPAHERLFRCGCGTDTIHINAWGELSTCTFQYETRLSLRTHTVREAIKQTFAAIPGLTYQTDSACRTCTLHTFCDKQPTQARWETGHPESPIPYDCDVAFARAESTHRQPLIHPLHGHPRPATAATGVSS from the coding sequence ATGTCTGATACCCGCCCGTTGCCCATGATCCCCTACGGGACGTTCAGCCAGCATGTTCACGACCAAGCCGCCACCCGTCACCGGGTCATCAAAGCGCAACTCGAACTCACCTATCGCTGCAATCTCCACTGCCGGCATTGCTACACCGATCCGTATAACGACAGTGCCTACTTTCCGCGCGAGCTCACGTTGACCGAGATTCAACGGCTCCTCGGTGAGATGCGAGACATCGGGATCATCTGGCTGAACCTGACCGGCGGCGATATTTTCATGCGGCCGGACTTTTTCGACATTTACGAAGCTGCAATCGGTCACGGATTCCTATTGCAGCTCTACACGAACGGCACGCTCTTCACCCGCGCGATCATCGAACGCTTGCAGGCGCACCCGCCCTTTTCCATCGACATTTCCTGCCACTCGGTCGATGAATCGCAATTCGACTGGTTCACGCAGGTGCCGGGCTCGTATCGCGCCTTTCTTCGTGGAATCGCTCTGCTGCAGGCCGGCGGCCTGCCCTTTTCCCTCAAAACCAAATTGATGAACTGGAATGCAGGCGAGATGGACCAACTGCGCCGGTTCACCGAATCGAATGGTCAGACCTTCGGCTATACCACATCCCTCTCGCCCCGCCTGAACGGAGACGGCTCCTCTCTCGACTATCGCATCGCTCCCGATGCCATCCACCGACTCCGCTCGAATCGGGATGTGACCCACGAGACTGAGAATTGCCCCACACACGATCCCCTCTCTCCTCCCGCACACGAGCGCCTGTTTCGCTGCGGTTGCGGCACCGATACGATTCACATCAACGCCTGGGGGGAGCTCAGCACCTGCACGTTCCAATATGAAACACGCCTGTCGTTGCGCACTCACACCGTGCGCGAGGCGATCAAACAGACCTTTGCGGCAATACCCGGTCTGACCTACCAGACGGATTCCGCCTGCCGGACCTGTACCCTGCATACATTTTGCGACAAGCAGCCGACGCAAGCCCGATGGGAAACCGGCCATCCGGAATCCCCGATTCCCTATGACTGTGACGTCGCCTTCGCCCGCGCCGAGTCGACCCACCGGCAGCCATTGATTCATCCCCTGCATGGGCACCCCCGTCCTGCGACAGCCGCAACAGGAGTCTCGTCATGA
- a CDS encoding radical SAM protein, whose amino-acid sequence MRHLDAQTFLDSISARSGQDRRPDSAAFELTYGCNLRCVHCFNPTHRALPHELTTAEVCTILTQMAELGVLTVSLSGGEPSLRPDIEPILRHARQAGLLIWLLTNATRMTPAFASLLTEVPIAHAFVSIYGATMTTYESMTGVGGSFAHFLHGLDTLKACPFPVTVRMPVTTVNWTEVDACQALVESRGFKFQYSLDIHPRTDGDAAPLSYRLSPDRKTELDLRKLGKASPDLAPDACAANEPFISCACGRSRFAVTPYGEMNLCVAFPTPKYDLRTGTLREGWAILKETVDRAQPNTRYACPTCDVNRFCRQGRSDAWLETGDMSACLPHFKEWATLEHHTHALLDPRRSR is encoded by the coding sequence ATGCGACACCTCGACGCCCAAACTTTTCTCGACTCCATCTCAGCCCGCTCCGGGCAAGACCGCCGACCGGACAGCGCCGCTTTCGAGCTGACCTATGGCTGCAATCTTCGCTGTGTCCATTGTTTCAATCCGACTCATCGAGCCTTGCCCCATGAACTGACGACCGCCGAGGTCTGCACCATCCTCACTCAGATGGCCGAGCTAGGCGTGCTAACCGTCAGCCTTAGCGGAGGCGAACCGTCGCTACGGCCCGACATCGAACCGATCCTTCGCCACGCGCGCCAGGCCGGTCTGCTGATCTGGTTGTTGACGAACGCCACCCGCATGACTCCGGCGTTTGCGTCGCTCCTCACAGAGGTGCCCATCGCCCATGCGTTCGTATCCATCTACGGCGCGACGATGACCACCTATGAATCGATGACCGGAGTGGGCGGCTCTTTCGCCCATTTTCTTCACGGGCTCGATACGCTGAAAGCCTGTCCGTTCCCGGTAACCGTCCGGATGCCCGTGACCACGGTCAATTGGACGGAAGTCGATGCCTGCCAGGCTCTCGTGGAATCCCGAGGATTCAAGTTTCAATACAGCCTCGACATCCACCCCCGAACCGATGGCGACGCCGCGCCGCTGTCCTATCGGCTGTCTCCTGATCGGAAAACTGAACTCGACCTTCGGAAACTGGGGAAAGCGTCGCCGGATCTAGCTCCTGACGCCTGCGCCGCCAATGAACCCTTCATTTCCTGCGCCTGCGGCCGCAGTCGCTTTGCCGTGACGCCCTACGGGGAGATGAATCTCTGCGTGGCCTTTCCGACACCCAAGTATGATTTGCGAACCGGCACCTTGCGCGAAGGATGGGCCATCCTCAAAGAGACCGTCGACCGGGCGCAGCCCAATACCCGGTACGCATGTCCGACGTGCGACGTCAATCGATTCTGCCGCCAGGGCCGCAGCGATGCCTGGCTGGAGACCGGCGATATGAGTGCCTGCCTTCC